The following are encoded in a window of Anopheles stephensi strain Indian chromosome X, UCI_ANSTEP_V1.0, whole genome shotgun sequence genomic DNA:
- the LOC118516410 gene encoding post-GPI attachment to proteins factor 2-like has product MDVTDGRVPPDAPVPVQTTNTQHDPKCSHMAQQDLHHQHHQPHQQRTLMENAHASLPGAIQRKSRTNDRSKERPGHADSPTGTREVDTGHYGDDGGGPKGKGSSDKLVVHLIIGFRDICVFTLVLPLGTLFVCFVSAYVFQPEEIHETHCRVYNIIPSISAITGVSPQRYLWRVSIALHIGPRFIIAFVYRNWYRAMVASLNDPGRMSKACRMINIVYWLNLVEISALCGVTYISNKENYPLHEKVFIIFMTTSLSYMLATLKLLKLLQPDGPQTPNEESSLRYKQAFFALSIASTVGLILFFLKHRFLCQDLAFSWFALCEYIVASANMGFHCTTMLDFPTEHFLIAKNAKQYKKQQTSLGWKLD; this is encoded by the exons ATGGACGTGACGGATGGGCGGGTACCGCCGGATGCGCCAGTCCCAGTCCAGACGACCAACACGCAGCACGACCCGAAATGCTCACACATGGCGCAGCAGGACCTACATCACCAGCATCACCAACCGCACCAACAGCGTACTTTGATGGAAAACGCACACGCCAGTCTCCCCGGTGCCATCCAGCGAAAGTCACGCACGAACGACCGAAGTAAAGAGCGGCCGGGACATGCCGATTCGCCGACCGGCACGCGGGAAGTTGACACCGGCCATTACGGTGACGATGGCGGAGGACCCAAGGGCAAAGGTTCATCCGATAAG CTTGTGGTGCACCTCATCATTGGCTTCCGTGATATCTGTGTGTTTACACTAGTGCTACCGCTTGGTACCTTGTTCGTATGTTTCGTCTCCGCTTACGTCTTCCAGCCAGAGGAAATTCACGAGACGCACTGTCGG GTGTACAATATTATACCGTCAATCAGTGCCATCACTGGCGTAAGCCCCCAGCGGTATCTATGGCGTGTGTCGATTGCGCTGCACATCGGGCCACGCTTCATCATTGCCTTCGTCTACCGGAACTGGTACCGTGCTATGGTGGCCAGTCTCAACGATCCGGGC CGTATGTCGAAAGCCTGCCGGATGATCAACATCGTCTACTGGCTGAATCTGGTCGAGATCAGTGCACTGTGTGGCGTTACCTACATCTCCAACAAGGAAAACTATC CGCTGCACGAGAAGGTGTTTATCATCTTCATGACGACCTCACTGTCGTACATGCTGGCGACGCTCAAGCTGCTCAAGCTCCTGCAGCCGGACGGACCGCAAACACCGAACGAGGAGTCGTCGTTGCGCTACAAGCAAGCGTTCTTTGCCCTCTCGATCGCCAGCACGGTTGGGTTGATACTGTTTTTCCTGAAGCATCGCTTCCTCTGCCAGGATCTCG CATTTAGCTGGTTCGCACTGTGCGAGTACATCGTGGCGTCCGCTAACATGGGCTTTCACTGTACCACCATGCTGGACTTTCCGACCGAGCACTTTCTGATTGCCAAAAATGCGAAGCAGTACAAGAAGCAGCAGACATCGCTCGGCTGGAAGCTCGACTGA
- the LOC118516617 gene encoding 39S ribosomal protein L22, mitochondrial — translation MVTLLVNTLKRLALSERGSTGAALRLVTAASLHTGNPLAKNWNGNNTGPQRWLQYNKVIHPPQLPDEEPRPAYVCHQKTNLKYSPKKMWYVASFVRGMSVDEAVKQLSFIDKQGAAFVKEAILEAVEMAVKRHNVEFRTNLWVAESFCGKGRVFKGLRRHGRGRTGEVEYKHCHYFVRLEEGSPPAHYYQPAPKTGEQQLAEWEESMRKRKVTGSL, via the coding sequence ATGGTGACTCTGCTCGTAAACACACTCAAACGGCTCGCCCTCTCGGAACGTGGTTCCACCGGTGCAGCCCTACGGCTCGTTACAGCCGCCAGCCTACACACCGGCAACCCGCTGGCCAAAAACTGGAACGGCAACAATACCGGACCGCAACGGTGGCTACAGTACAACAAGGTTATCCATCCGCCACAGCTTCCGGATGAGGAACCGCGCCCCGCCTACGTCTGCCACCAGAAGACCAACCTTAAGTACAGCCCGAAAAAGATGTGGTACGTGGCGTCGTTCGTCCGTGGTATGTCGGTGGACGAAGCAGTGAAGCAGCTGTCGTTCATCGACAAGCAGGGTGCCGCCTTCGTGAAGGAAGCCATCCTCGAAGCGGTCGAAATGGCGGTCAAGCGTCACAACGTCGAGTTCCGGACGAACCTTTGGGTGGCGGAATCGTTCTGCGGGAAGGGTCGCGTGTTTAAGGGTTTGCGGCGCCATGGCCGCGGCCGAACCGGTGAGGTCGAGTACAAACACTGCCATTACTTTGTCCGGCTGGAGGAAGGATCACCACCGGCACACTACTATCAACCGGCACCGAAAACGGGCGAACAGCAGCTGGCCGAATGGGAAGAATCGATGCGAAAGCGCAAGGTGACTGGTTCGTTGTAG
- the LOC118516610 gene encoding zinc finger protein 551 has translation MAPYSSESEHQEPSLERSAPAMEGADILNGLPSSAVPECSASKRGQRYACEFCQQTFKRRDEHDRHRFSHTGVYEYMCLEPGCGKGYSNRSHLLRHTRANHLERPVQSQPELPCKHPNCTMKFSNKHAMKRHYQVKHVLGKPYACDVCSERFWRKLQLKLHKVRHTGEYPHRCDHCNQGFVNLKSMRDHRCKRNAQTCADCSKEFARWTELVAHRRLEHPAEFRCEQCGKLFHTKRNLNLHGRVHRADAERVVYECPHAGCPRFYEHERNLYAHVRAKHDKRKGSEHVCPVEDCGRVLATKQKLDQHQKLHLRASKVTGRKKTKPAAVEGCSSKDAVGTSSKEETTAEKVALPVKLDQKSQHDVTTDSEVENTQTVQELLESNVQLLCTQLDTLRSSLAPM, from the exons AGAGCCATCACTCGAGCGATCGGCACCGGCAATGGAGGGCGCGGACATTTTGAACGGGCTACCATCGAGCGCGGTACCGGAGTGCAGTGCCAGCAAACGGGGCCAACGGTACGCGTGCGAATTTTGTCAGCAAACGTTCAAACGACGGGACGAACACGACCGGCATCGCTTTTCGCACACCGGTGTG TACGAGTACATGTGTCTGGAACCGGGCTGCGGGAAAGGCTACTCTAACCGATCGCATCTGCTCCGTCACACGCGCGCGAACCATCTCGAGCGACCGGTCCAATCCCAACCGGAGCTACCCTGCAAGCATCCCAACTGTACGATGAAGTTTTCGAACAAACACGCCATGAAGCGTCACTACCAGGTAAAGCACGTACTGGGCAAACCGTACGCGTGCGACGTATGCAGCGAGCGGTTCTGGCGCAAGTTGCAGCTGAAGCTACACAAGGTACGGCACACGGGCGAGTATCCACATCGCTGTGACCATTGCAATCAGGGTTTTGTGAATCTCAAATCGATGCGTGACCATCGCTGCAAACGGAACGCCCAAACGTGTGCCGACTGCTCGAAAGAATTTGCCCGCTGGACGGAGCTGGTGGCACATCGGCGGCTGGAACATCCGGCCGAGTTCCGGTGCGAACAGTGCGGTAAGCTGTTCCACACGAAGCGTAACCTTAATCTGCACGGCCGGGTGCATCGGGCGGACGCGGAGCGTGTGGTGTACGAGTGTCCGCATGCCGGGTGTCCTCGGTTTTACGAGCACGAGCGTAACCTGTACGCGCACGTCCGGGCGAAACACGATAAACGGAAGGGGTCGGAGCATGTGTGTCCGGTGGAGGACTGTGGGCGGGTGCTGGCCACCAAACAGAAGCTCGATCAGCACCAGAAGTTGCATCTGCGCGCATCGAAAGTGACCGGccggaagaaaacgaaaccggCGGCGGTGGAAGGATGTAGCAGTAAGGATGCGGTCGGTACGAGCAGCAAGGAGGAAACCACGGCCGAGAAGGTGGCTCTCCCGGTGAAGCTCGATCAAAAGAGCCAGCACGATGTTACCaccgactcggaggtggaaaacacgcaaacggtgCAGGAATTGCTAGAATCGAACGTGCAGCTCTTGTGTACGCAGCTCGATACGCTACGTTCGAGTTTGGCTCCTATGTAG